The Nitrospinaceae bacterium genome window below encodes:
- the cheY_2 gene encoding chemotaxis protein CheY, which translates to MNAESKKHKLLLVDDEAHIRTLIKTLAQSLDFEVIAEAENGQEAVERFQSESPDMTILDINMPVKTGIEALREIKKIDPGALVIMMTSRNDLETVTTAIKLGARGYILKDNPNDKIKSRIEKAWQEFGVSE; encoded by the coding sequence ATGAACGCTGAAAGCAAAAAACATAAATTGTTGCTGGTGGATGATGAGGCCCATATCAGGACCTTGATAAAAACGCTTGCCCAATCTTTGGACTTTGAGGTGATTGCGGAGGCGGAAAATGGGCAGGAAGCCGTAGAACGGTTCCAGTCCGAATCTCCTGATATGACGATCCTCGATATAAATATGCCGGTTAAAACAGGAATTGAAGCCTTAAGAGAAATAAAAAAGATCGATCCCGGTGCGCTGGTGATCATGATGACGTCTCGTAATGATCTGGAAACCGTAACAACAGCCATCAAACTTGGCGCCCGCGGCTACATCCTTAAAGACAACCCGAATGATAAAATAAAATCCAGGATTGAAAAAGCCTGGCAGGAATTTGGTGTGAGTGAATGA
- a CDS encoding response regulator has translation MQNNKQKLLLADDDAHIRTLMKTVMQSLGFEVIVEAENGQEAVERFQYESPDVTLLDINMPVKTGIEALAEIKKINPGAFVIMLTSLTDINSIEQCLELGASSYIRKDNPVVEIKSLVQEAWQDFENAGR, from the coding sequence ATGCAGAATAATAAACAAAAATTGTTGCTGGCAGATGATGATGCCCATATCAGGACCTTGATGAAAACGGTTATGCAGTCCTTGGGGTTTGAAGTGATTGTGGAGGCGGAAAACGGCCAGGAAGCCGTAGAACGGTTCCAGTACGAATCTCCTGACGTCACCCTCCTCGACATAAATATGCCTGTGAAAACTGGAATTGAAGCCCTTGCGGAGATTAAAAAGATAAACCCGGGTGCCTTTGTGATCATGTTGACGTCCCTTACGGACATAAATAGTATCGAACAATGCCTTGAACTCGGCGCCAGTAGTTATATTCGCAAGGATAACCCGGTCGTTGAAATTAAATCTCTGGTCCAGGAAGCTTGGCAGGACTTTGAAAACGCTGGGCGGTAG